From Bacteroidales bacterium:
TAGATTTGGATTTTATAAGTATGAACATGATTCTGGTACTGAGAATCAATATACAGAAGACTTAAATATGAATATGACCTATATTTCAGGGTCAATGAATTTTTACTTTTAATTTGATTAGGTAAAATATTTTTTTATCCTGCCTTTTCTAAATAAATTGATAAGTAATTATCAAAAATAATTAATGACACCTTAAATCTGCAGGTTATTAAACCGCTTTATTCATGCAAAAACGGAGTGAATTGCATGAATATGCGATGGATAAAGGGAAGTAGGGTGGGAAGTCCCGCATTAGAAGTACCCAAATTTGGGGTTGTTAAAAACAACAAATTTGTTGGTACTTCTTATGCGTAAAAAATTTATGAATTTTTCGGGTTAATATAAAAAATTATATAGAAATACATAAAATAGCTAACTAACTATATCAAAAAGATAATTTTACATAATAAAAAAAGAATATTGTTATAATTTTTTTATATTGATTTTTTTTTAATTTAAGCATAATAATTAAAAAAGGATAATTTGTAAGTTTTTTTAAACTCTAATATATTTTATTAAAAAAAATCACCTAATCAAATTAAAAAACAGGAGGTATAAAATGAAAAAAGTATTAATTCTTGGAGCAGGTATGATGACAAAAACCATGGCTGATTATTTTATGGATAAGTGTAATTTCGAAGTTACTATTGCATCAAGAACTGTTTCAAAGGCAGAAAAAATTATTGCAGGAAAACCTTTGGGTAAAGCTATAAGCTGGACAGTTGACCAACCGGATGTCCTTGAAAATTTAGTAAAAGAAAATGACCTTGTTGCCAGTATGATTCCCCAAATTGCTCATGATATGATTGCAAAAATCTGTTTGAAATATAAAAAACATATGCTTCAAACTGACTTTTTAACTCCTTATATTGAATCTATTGATGAAGAAGCACGTAGAAATGATATAATTATTATGAATGAAATTGGTGAAGATCCGGGATTAGACCATATGGGTGCTCAGGAAACTATAGATGAAATTAAAGCTGAAGGTGGTAAGGTTGTAAGTCTTTATTCATATGGTTCAGGCATACCTTCATTTGATTCCAATCGTAATCCGTTTGGATATAAATTTTCATGGAGTCCAAAAGGCTTAATGATGTCTGCAAAAAAACCTGCTGCATATTTGCTTAATGGCAAAAGAGTTGATGTTCCTTCAATATTTCATCATCATAAAATTATTGATGTTGAAGGTATTGGTACTTTTGAAAGTTATCCTAATCGTGATTGTACTGGATATGTAAAATATTTTGGATTGGAAAAAAACGTTACATTATTCAGAGGTTTGTTACGTTATGTAGGATACTGCAATACAATGAGGGCATTAGTAAAATTAAATATCCTTAAGGAAGAAAAAGAAGAAAAAAGTTTTAAAGGATTAACTTATGCTCAAATGATGGCAAATCTTATTCATACCGATTCAATAGATAATATTAAAGCTAAAGTCGGTGATTTTTTAGGTATTGTTGAAGATGATGATATTCTGGAAAGGTTAGATTGGCTTGGATTGTTTGAAAATAAATCTATCCCTGTTGAAAAAGGAATTTATTCTGATGTATTAGTTGAACTTATGATAAATAAATTATCCTATAAGCCAGGTGAAAAAGATATGATAATAGTATATGATGAAGTTATTGCAGAATTTCCTGACAGAAAAGAAAAAAGAACTTCCAGTTTGATGATGGAAGGTATTCCGAATGGAGAATCAGCAATGACAAGAGCAGTTTCGCTTCCTGCTGCTATTGCAGCAAAGCTTATATTAGAAGGGAAAGTTACATCAAGAGGTGTAGTTATGCCAATGACGCCGGAAATTTATAAACCGGTACTGGAAGAAATGAAAACTTTTGGTTTTGAATTCAGTAAAAAAACAATTCTATTGTCTTAACCCGTTTTATTCATACAAGAACATAGTGAACTCAGAGCGAAGCGATCACGAAGTAATTGTATGAATGTGTGATAGATAGAGGAGGGGTAAAACGGGAAATCCCGATTTAGAAATACCCAAATTTGGGGATTGAAAAGAAACCAAATTTGTTGGTATTTCTTAATCGTAGAAAATTTATGAATTTTCAGGATTAAACGATCTTTTGTTTCCTTTTACTTTTGAACAAGATACCATCTTTCCTTTTTCAAAAAAATCTACCAGATTTGTTAGGTAGTAAAATGGTATTTTGTTTTTAAATAATTATTGTAAAAAAAAAAGAATTTCCAGAATATCCCTATTCAAAATCAGACAACAACTTAAAATCCCAACTTAATGTATTTTTACTAATATTATGTTCAAAAATAAGTACTTTATTATCAGATTTTCCAGAGTTAATTCCTGAAGCAAGAAAATAAATGCCTTCTGAAGTTATATATTCAAATTTTTTAACTTTAAATCCGATATCGCCAGCCAAACAAATTACTTCAATACCTTTATTTTTAACTTTGATAAGAAGTGGGTAAACATCTTTGTAAAAATTATTTGGATTAATACAATAAAAACAATCACCAATTTCAGCATTTGAAATTGAATCTGCTAATTTTTCTAATTCATTATAGTTATACATCCATATTAATTTGTGATGGAGAATAATAAGATACTTTGAATTTTTAATCGTATCTGCAATATTTTTAAGTAATTGTAATTGTTCACCGCATATATTGCTTCGGCTTTCCTGAGTATCTAAAATTATAAAAGTAATATTATTTTTGTTTACGGAATAAAATGTTGGACGGTGTGTGAAACTTTTAATAAGTTGTAAATCAGTATAATCGTGATTACCTAATGACCATAAAGTATTTGCATTTCCTAAATTAAAAATGCTGTCAACATGTTTCATTGTTTCAATATTTTCAGAAGTCAATGCTGCAAGATCACCTCCTAAAAGAATCATACTGAAATCTGAAAAGCTCATTTTTTCAATTGTAGGATCTATATTGGGATTGCTTTTAGTTCTTGTATGTGATATATGAATAAATTTTTCAATAATATCAGGTTGAGATGTGTTTTTTTTCTTAATGCATGATGAAGAAAAAACGCTAAATATTATTAAAATTAAATATAAACGGAATGTTTTTAAATTATTCATAAATTATTGGTTCTTTGGTTAAATTAATGAGTAATGTTATAAAAGGCTGAGGCCAAGGCTAAGGTTGGGGTGTGAAAAAGTATGGTTATACAATTTTCTTTATTATTTAATTTCATCTATATATAATTTTACATTTAGTTGCCATAGGCATGTTATTATTTCAAAGTCATATTGAATTTGAAATATACAATACTACCAAAATGGAATGAAGTATTTTTTAATAATCCTAACTTTTTATATGCCTATCCTTAGCCTCAGCCTTAGCCTTAGCCTTTTTGCTTATGGATAAACAATATATAAAAAAATGTTAGATTCATAAAAAATACAGAAGTGCCAAATTATTTTGTTATCATTACCTTTTTAACTATTCTTTTACCTTCTTTTGAAATAATATGAATAAGATATAAACCACAGGAAAAGTTAGAAAAATCAAGTTTTACTATATCTTCATTATTAACAAAATTTATATTTACCAGTTGTTTGCCAAAAGAATTAAAAACAATAATATTTCCTTTTTTAATTGTTGTATTTTCAAGATTTACAAATACTTTATCAGATGAAGGGTTAGGATATACATTAACAAAATCATCTTGAATAGCAGCAAATTCTTTTGATGAAGAGCCGTTTTTGCATACAACGGGATAAATAAAGTGGCTTAAAGTTAATCCCCATGAGTTATTATCATTATAAGCATACCATTCTCCATCACTCCACTTTTCCCATGCAGTATTGTTATCGGAATCGTTTTCATCATTTGAAACAAGAGCTATTGTATCTCCCGGATTAGTAGGTAAAATAACTCCGGCATAAAAAGGTCCGGGAATTACAACCGGTGGGTCAAAATCGACATACGAATAATCTTCATTTTCAGTGTAATATTTAATTGTGTCTAATGGCAAAGTAGCTGTAGCAATTTGATTACCAACAGTTCCCGAGTTATCATCCCAGATGGCAAAAGTAATCTGGGGATTTCCACCTTTGGCAATTGCAAAATAATAAAATACACCATCAATAACTGTACGTTCATTAAATAAAGAAGAACTAAAATAATCAGCTTTTGCTAAATCACCCCAACCATTATTTCCTGATATATACCCATTGTTATTATGATTAGCGTCTTCTGAAATATAAAGCGAAGCAATATCATTTTCTCCAATATTTGTAATAAAAATGCACTCGGTTAAATCATAAATAGTATTGTTATCATTATCTTCTTCAATACTGTTTATTTCATAAGGTGCATAGCCATCAAGAGTTATTGTTCCTGTATTTGCAGGGTCGAGCCAGCTTTTAAGACTAAGTTCAGGAGCAACATAGTCGTCCCACGATCTTGAGAATTTTGCATAATAATCATTATAAGGATAACTGCAACTTGCATCGCCACCTGTGAGGTCGCCAATTACTCTGTGGTTATTGTCAAATAATGGACAGCCTGATGAACCGGGTTCAGTTACTCCAATATCCCATTCAGATATTTTCCAGTGTGAATTAACATTATATTCCATAAAAGTAGCATTTATCGGGGAGTCATTATCTATGGTTATTTTTTTTACATCTCCGTTTGGATGATGAATAGATGTTGTATTTTCGGCAGCAGTTTCACTTCTGTTCCATCCTGCATAATAGGGTTTATAATCTTCGTTTG
This genomic window contains:
- a CDS encoding saccharopine dehydrogenase NADP-binding domain-containing protein, whose translation is MKKVLILGAGMMTKTMADYFMDKCNFEVTIASRTVSKAEKIIAGKPLGKAISWTVDQPDVLENLVKENDLVASMIPQIAHDMIAKICLKYKKHMLQTDFLTPYIESIDEEARRNDIIIMNEIGEDPGLDHMGAQETIDEIKAEGGKVVSLYSYGSGIPSFDSNRNPFGYKFSWSPKGLMMSAKKPAAYLLNGKRVDVPSIFHHHKIIDVEGIGTFESYPNRDCTGYVKYFGLEKNVTLFRGLLRYVGYCNTMRALVKLNILKEEKEEKSFKGLTYAQMMANLIHTDSIDNIKAKVGDFLGIVEDDDILERLDWLGLFENKSIPVEKGIYSDVLVELMINKLSYKPGEKDMIIVYDEVIAEFPDRKEKRTSSLMMEGIPNGESAMTRAVSLPAAIAAKLILEGKVTSRGVVMPMTPEIYKPVLEEMKTFGFEFSKKTILLS
- a CDS encoding T9SS type A sorting domain-containing protein, whose translation is MKHIIIFLSFLVFSLLLNNIVDAQMSFGGEPISFSIKLDSEIPVVEMPAFDVNKLLREEEEPTKAKPYRFAKAFQVDLDKNNSGVWDILPDGSKLWRLGLKSEGAYSINIIFDEYFLPQGAKVFLYNIDKTIVLGAFTNRNNKKCKILPVAAIPGDEIIVEYYEPANIDFESKIRIKQVAHDYKSVFSLKKNKDGRFGLSGDCNVDINCPEGDDWQIEKHAVCRIIINGTDLCTATLMNNTNQNATPYMLTANHCISTDFLAEHSVYYFNYESPSCNGPDGTFKTISVSELKATANEVSKDANLDFTLVELSSTPNEDYKPYYAGWNRSETAAENTTSIHHPNGDVKKITIDNDSPINATFMEYNVNSHWKISEWDIGVTEPGSSGCPLFDNNHRVIGDLTGGDASCSYPYNDYYAKFSRSWDDYVAPELSLKSWLDPANTGTITLDGYAPYEINSIEEDNDNNTIYDLTECIFITNIGENDIASLYISEDANHNNNGYISGNNGWGDLAKADYFSSSLFNERTVIDGVFYYFAIAKGGNPQITFAIWDDNSGTVGNQIATATLPLDTIKYYTENEDYSYVDFDPPVVIPGPFYAGVILPTNPGDTIALVSNDENDSDNNTAWEKWSDGEWYAYNDNNSWGLTLSHFIYPVVCKNGSSSKEFAAIQDDFVNVYPNPSSDKVFVNLENTTIKKGNIIVFNSFGKQLVNINFVNNEDIVKLDFSNFSCGLYLIHIISKEGKRIVKKVMITK